A genome region from Bradyrhizobium commune includes the following:
- a CDS encoding ABC transporter permease, which produces MLGYLVRRIFAAVPVMGVVALFVFLLLRLTPGDPAAILAGDNATPERLERIRASLGLNEPLIVQFITWVGKLLHGDLGTSLISNLPVIKMIGQRVEPSISIALSTIILAVVVAVPLGVVAAWKHGTWIDRFVMGLSVLGFSVPVFVVGYVLIEVFAIDLRWVPVQGFRSITTGFGPFFERIILPTCALSFIYIALIARMTRAAMLDVLGEDYVRTARAKGINEVAVMMRHALRNAAVPVITVIGTGFALLISGVVVTESVFNIPGIGRLTVDAVLARDYPVIQAMILLTSLIYVVVNLLIDVAYTLLDPRIRY; this is translated from the coding sequence GTGCTCGGATATCTCGTTCGCCGAATCTTCGCTGCCGTGCCCGTGATGGGCGTCGTTGCGCTGTTCGTGTTCCTGCTGCTGCGGCTGACCCCGGGCGATCCCGCCGCGATCCTCGCCGGCGACAATGCGACGCCGGAACGGCTGGAGCGCATCCGAGCTTCGCTCGGCCTCAACGAGCCGCTGATCGTGCAATTCATCACCTGGGTCGGCAAGCTGCTGCACGGCGATCTCGGCACCTCGTTGATCTCCAATCTGCCCGTCATCAAGATGATCGGCCAGCGCGTCGAGCCGTCGATCTCGATCGCGCTGTCGACCATCATCCTCGCCGTCGTCGTTGCGGTCCCGCTGGGCGTCGTCGCAGCCTGGAAGCACGGCACCTGGATCGATCGCTTCGTGATGGGCCTGTCCGTGCTCGGCTTCTCGGTGCCGGTGTTCGTGGTCGGCTACGTCCTGATCGAGGTGTTCGCGATCGACCTGCGCTGGGTGCCGGTGCAGGGCTTCCGCAGCATCACCACCGGTTTCGGGCCGTTCTTCGAGCGCATCATCCTGCCGACCTGCGCGCTCTCCTTCATCTATATCGCGCTGATCGCGCGCATGACGCGCGCGGCGATGCTCGACGTGCTCGGCGAAGATTACGTGCGAACGGCGCGCGCCAAGGGCATCAACGAAGTCGCGGTGATGATGCGGCACGCGCTGCGCAACGCTGCTGTGCCCGTGATCACCGTGATCGGCACCGGCTTTGCGCTTTTGATCTCGGGCGTCGTCGTCACCGAGAGCGTGTTCAACATCCCCGGCATCGGCCGCCTCACGGTGGACGCGGTGCTGGCGCGTGACTATCCGGTGATCCAGGCGATGATTTTGCTGACGTCGCTGATCTACGTCGTCGTCAATCTCCTGATCGACGTCGCCTACACCCTGCTAGATCCCCGGATCCGGTACTGA
- a CDS encoding M20/M25/M40 family metallo-hydrolase gives MNPANLPFDSEAMLEGLRSWVECESPTWDANAVNRMLDIAARDMAIMGATIERIAGRQGFGGVIRARFPHPKQGEPGILIAGHMDTVHPVGTIEKLKWRREGNKCYGPGIYDMKGGNYLSLEAIRQLARAAFTTPLPITVLFTPDEEVGTPSTRDLIEAEAARNKYVLVPEPGRADNGVTTGRYAIARFNLEATGRPSHAGARLSAGRSAIREMARQILAIDAMTTDDCTFSVGVVHGGQWVNCVATTATGEALSMAKRQADLDRGVERMLALSGTTNDVTFKVTRGVTRPVWEPDAGTMALYEKARGIAKSLGTELPHASSGGGSDGNFTGAMGIPTLDGLGVRGGNGHTLEEFIEVDSLVERGRLMAGLLATLE, from the coding sequence ATGAATCCAGCCAATCTCCCCTTTGATTCCGAGGCCATGCTCGAAGGCCTGCGCAGCTGGGTGGAATGCGAAAGCCCGACCTGGGATGCGAATGCAGTGAACCGCATGCTCGACATCGCCGCGCGCGACATGGCGATCATGGGTGCGACCATCGAGCGCATCGCGGGCCGGCAGGGCTTTGGCGGCGTCATCCGCGCGCGCTTTCCCCATCCGAAGCAGGGCGAGCCGGGCATCCTGATCGCAGGCCACATGGATACCGTCCACCCGGTCGGCACCATCGAGAAGCTGAAATGGCGGCGTGAGGGCAACAAATGCTACGGCCCCGGCATCTACGACATGAAGGGCGGCAACTATCTCTCGCTGGAAGCGATCCGGCAGCTGGCACGCGCCGCCTTCACCACGCCGCTGCCGATCACCGTCCTGTTCACGCCGGATGAGGAAGTCGGCACGCCCTCGACGCGCGACCTCATCGAGGCGGAAGCCGCGCGCAACAAATATGTGCTGGTGCCCGAGCCCGGCCGCGCCGACAACGGCGTCACCACCGGACGTTACGCCATCGCGCGTTTCAATCTTGAGGCGACGGGACGGCCGAGCCACGCGGGCGCAAGGCTGTCGGCCGGACGCTCGGCAATCCGCGAGATGGCGCGGCAGATTCTGGCGATCGACGCGATGACGACGGACGATTGCACCTTCTCGGTCGGCGTCGTCCATGGCGGCCAATGGGTTAATTGCGTCGCCACGACCGCGACCGGCGAAGCGCTCTCCATGGCCAAGCGCCAGGCCGATCTCGACCGCGGCGTCGAACGGATGCTGGCACTGTCGGGCACCACCAATGACGTCACCTTCAAGGTGACGCGCGGCGTGACGCGGCCGGTGTGGGAGCCCGATGCCGGCACCATGGCGCTCTATGAGAAGGCGCGCGGCATCGCCAAATCGCTCGGCACCGAGCTGCCGCATGCGAGCTCGGGCGGCGGCTCCGACGGCAACTTCACCGGCGCGATGGGCATTCCGACGCTCGATGGCCTCGGCGTGCGCGGCGGCAACGGCCACACGCTGGAAGAGTTCATCGAGGTCGACAGCCTGGTCGAACGCGGACGGTTGATGGCGGGCCTGCTCGCAACGCTGGAGTGA
- a CDS encoding ABC transporter substrate-binding protein, whose protein sequence is MFHLMRRGRRAFASKLALSVVALSTALASPVLAAGKTITAVMHSDLRIIDPIFTTAYITRDHGYMVYDTLITTDANFKIQPQMADWKISDDKLTYTFTLRDGLKWHDGTPVTAEDCVASLKRWAAVDGMGQQMMTFTASIEATDPKTVTLKLKEPYALVLESIGKPSSRVPFMMPKRLAETPPDKQIPEQIGSGPFKFVQGEFQPGVKAVYVKNTDYVPRKEPASWTAGGKVVKVDRVEWITMPDSQTAVNALQSGDIDFMEVPPWDLLPVLEGNPDLKVETLNKFGYQTLGRMNFLYPPFDNQKIRRAAMLAMNQKDVLDALVGNPKYYKICGAFFICDTPFATDVGSETLIKGNGMAEAKKLLAESGYDGTPVVVMVPGDVVTLKAQPTVAVQALREAGFKVDAQATDWQTVVSRRASQKPPKEGGWNMFFTNWVSADVSNPISNLSIGGQGKKGGWFGWAEDAKIEKLKDDFVRAASLDDQKKIATEIQKEAYDQVIYIPLGQYLAPSAWRKSLTGVLDGPATPVFWNIDKSE, encoded by the coding sequence ATGTTCCACTTGATGCGCCGGGGGCGTCGCGCGTTCGCCTCCAAACTTGCGCTGTCGGTCGTCGCGCTCTCGACGGCGCTGGCCTCGCCAGTGCTTGCGGCCGGCAAGACCATCACCGCGGTGATGCATTCGGATCTTCGCATTATCGATCCGATCTTCACCACCGCCTACATCACGCGTGACCATGGCTACATGGTTTACGACACGTTGATCACGACGGATGCGAACTTCAAGATCCAGCCGCAGATGGCCGACTGGAAGATCTCCGATGACAAGCTGACCTACACCTTCACGCTGCGTGACGGCCTGAAATGGCATGACGGCACGCCGGTGACCGCGGAGGACTGTGTCGCCTCGCTGAAGCGCTGGGCCGCCGTCGACGGCATGGGCCAGCAGATGATGACCTTCACCGCCAGCATCGAGGCGACCGACCCCAAGACCGTCACGCTGAAGCTGAAGGAGCCCTACGCCCTGGTGCTGGAATCGATCGGCAAGCCGTCCTCGCGCGTGCCCTTCATGATGCCGAAGCGCCTGGCTGAGACGCCGCCGGACAAGCAGATCCCCGAGCAGATCGGCTCCGGTCCCTTCAAGTTCGTGCAGGGCGAATTCCAGCCCGGCGTCAAGGCGGTCTATGTCAAGAACACCGACTATGTGCCGCGCAAGGAGCCGGCGAGCTGGACCGCCGGCGGCAAGGTCGTGAAGGTCGACCGCGTCGAGTGGATCACCATGCCGGACTCGCAGACCGCGGTGAACGCGCTGCAATCGGGCGACATCGACTTCATGGAAGTGCCGCCGTGGGATCTGCTGCCGGTGCTTGAAGGCAATCCCGACCTCAAGGTCGAGACGCTGAACAAGTTCGGCTACCAGACGCTCGGTCGCATGAACTTCCTCTATCCGCCGTTCGACAATCAGAAGATCCGTCGTGCAGCGATGCTCGCGATGAACCAGAAGGACGTGCTCGACGCGCTGGTCGGCAATCCTAAATACTACAAGATCTGCGGCGCCTTCTTCATCTGCGACACGCCGTTCGCGACCGACGTCGGCTCGGAAACCCTGATCAAGGGCAACGGCATGGCGGAAGCCAAGAAGCTGCTGGCCGAGTCGGGCTATGACGGCACCCCCGTCGTCGTCATGGTGCCCGGCGACGTCGTGACGCTGAAGGCGCAACCGACCGTCGCGGTGCAGGCGCTCCGCGAGGCCGGCTTCAAGGTCGATGCGCAAGCGACCGACTGGCAGACGGTGGTGAGCCGTCGCGCCAGCCAGAAGCCCCCGAAGGAGGGCGGCTGGAACATGTTCTTCACCAACTGGGTCAGCGCCGACGTGTCCAACCCGATCTCCAACCTCTCGATCGGCGGCCAGGGCAAGAAGGGCGGCTGGTTCGGCTGGGCGGAAGACGCCAAGATCGAGAAGCTCAAGGACGACTTCGTCCGCGCCGCCTCGCTCGACGATCAGAAGAAGATCGCGACGGAGATCCAGAAGGAAGCCTACGATCAGGTGATCTACATCCCGCTCGGCCAGTACCTGGCGCCGAGCGCGTGGCGGAAGTCGCTGACCGGCGTGCTCGACGGTCCCGCGACACCGGTGTTCTGGAACATCGACAAGTCGGAGTAA